Proteins encoded together in one Desulfovibrio aminophilus DSM 12254 window:
- a CDS encoding acyl-CoA dehydratase activase: MSQEFIAGLDCGSVSVKLAVLDAQGRLLHSVYARHKGRPTACAAAMLTRALERFPGLELAVTGGPGKLVAETLGAPHVSELAAVALGAETLSPGARCVLEMGGEDSKLLLLRPGPRGPVVRDFALNSVCAAGTGAFLDQQAERMRLSLEDFAALALASKRPARIAGRCSVFAKSDMIHLQQVATPLADIAAGLCAAVARNFRGSIVRGRELPGPAVLVGGVALNAGVAEAFRRVLDLPDLVTPPLSAQAGALGAARKALEEGLSAPCDPAAVERLAVVRLEDGGARPPLAERKIMERHLVPEAPLAPLPEQGRAPVYLGIDVGSISTNLALVDEEGRLVAKRYLRTASRPIEAVLRGLGELGAEVGGRVEVRGVGTTGSGRAMTGDLVRADVVKNEITAQARAAVAIDPEVDTVFEIGGQDSKYISIRDGRVRDFEMNRACAAGTGSFLEEQAERLGVPIKERFQELALAAEAPRDLGERCTVFMESSLASQLQRGAGRDDLLAGLAYSIVQNYVSRVVGPRPIGRRIFFQGGTAFNKAVAAAFEKHLGREIVVPPHHDVTGAIGMALIARDHMRADGGGPSRFRGFDLARLRYEVDSFTCDGCENSCEINRLRLEGEERPLFFGGRCEKFDDRRKAPEDLPDLFAFREQALFEVQRERAEALARSGGQAPRGRIGLPLAFLAHDLLPFHSTLLWELGFEPVTTGRTSRRMVRLGGRALAADTCHPVKAAFGHCLELAGQGLPAIFAPCVVNLAGPGEPARLPCPLTQSFPFLLASRLRAEGRDTRVLAPVIQADHGRTFLLRSLREAFDGYGVSAREMDKALEAAWAAQDRFEHALRERGRAFLESLDGPAVVVLGRAYNAFDPGLNLDLPRKLAALGVPALPQDMLPAEDEEGLEGMYWRSGRNLLRAARFVRNHPKLFALRIGSFSCGPDSFIDKGLDREMAGKPMLTLEIDEHTADAGMLTRCEAFLDSIADLPPPARLARPKPRKRRPDLKSRVLYGPRMSDHCLGLAAAFRSCGIESQVLPETGPEAMRLAASYVSGKECYPCAVTTGDLLLKVLAPDFDPERAAFFMPGGTGPCRFGQYAAHHRLVLEMAGAGDVPVYSPVQDRGLYRELAEAGTRFARRAWEAVVGYDLLQHCLHRVRPHELDPGAADRLYASASAGLERHLADPSKDIAAFLAQVRGAFARIPRRREPRPRVLLAGEIFVRHNRFSNEDLVRRIEALGGEVVLAPFGEWVRYVTYIAVREARRSRDLTGFLKLALRRKVQDSTTRRLEAALGDLAGHEPDVERVLALAAEYLPEDVRGEAVLTIGATLEAAPRVAGVVNAMPFGCMPGTISAALLREASGKLDLPVISLPFDGTPHPASVLTLEAFMEQCRSRA, translated from the coding sequence ATGTCCCAGGAATTCATCGCGGGCCTGGACTGCGGCTCGGTGAGCGTGAAGCTCGCCGTGCTCGACGCCCAGGGCCGATTGCTGCACTCGGTATACGCCCGCCACAAGGGCCGCCCGACGGCCTGCGCCGCCGCCATGCTGACCCGCGCCCTGGAACGCTTCCCGGGCCTGGAGCTGGCCGTCACGGGCGGGCCGGGCAAGCTCGTGGCCGAAACCCTCGGCGCGCCCCACGTCAGCGAGCTGGCCGCCGTGGCCCTGGGCGCGGAGACCCTTTCCCCGGGCGCGCGTTGCGTGCTGGAGATGGGCGGCGAGGATTCCAAGCTGCTCCTGCTCCGGCCCGGGCCGCGCGGCCCGGTGGTCCGCGACTTCGCCCTCAACTCGGTCTGCGCGGCGGGCACGGGGGCCTTCCTGGACCAGCAGGCCGAGCGGATGCGCCTCTCCCTGGAGGACTTCGCGGCCCTGGCCCTGGCCTCCAAGCGTCCGGCGCGCATCGCGGGCCGCTGCTCGGTCTTCGCCAAGTCCGACATGATCCACCTCCAACAGGTGGCCACGCCCCTGGCCGACATCGCGGCCGGGCTCTGCGCCGCCGTGGCCCGCAACTTCCGGGGCTCCATCGTGCGCGGCCGGGAGCTGCCCGGCCCGGCGGTCCTGGTGGGCGGCGTGGCCCTGAACGCCGGAGTGGCCGAGGCCTTCCGCCGCGTGCTCGACCTGCCGGACCTCGTGACGCCGCCCCTGTCCGCCCAGGCCGGAGCCCTGGGCGCGGCCCGCAAGGCCCTGGAGGAGGGGCTTTCCGCGCCCTGCGATCCCGCCGCCGTGGAGCGGCTCGCCGTCGTCCGTCTGGAAGACGGCGGCGCGCGGCCGCCCCTGGCCGAACGGAAGATCATGGAACGGCATCTCGTGCCCGAGGCCCCGCTCGCGCCCCTGCCGGAGCAGGGCCGAGCCCCCGTGTACCTGGGCATCGACGTGGGCTCCATCTCCACCAACCTGGCCCTGGTGGACGAGGAAGGCCGATTGGTGGCCAAGCGTTACCTGCGCACCGCCTCCCGGCCCATCGAGGCCGTGCTGCGCGGGCTCGGGGAACTGGGGGCCGAGGTGGGCGGCCGGGTCGAGGTGCGCGGGGTCGGGACCACCGGTTCCGGCCGGGCCATGACCGGCGACCTCGTGCGCGCGGACGTGGTCAAGAACGAGATCACGGCCCAGGCCCGGGCCGCCGTGGCCATCGACCCGGAAGTGGACACGGTCTTCGAGATCGGCGGCCAGGACTCCAAATACATTTCCATCCGCGACGGCCGGGTGCGCGATTTCGAGATGAACCGCGCCTGCGCGGCGGGCACGGGCTCCTTCCTGGAGGAGCAGGCCGAGCGGCTGGGCGTGCCGATCAAGGAGCGTTTCCAGGAGCTGGCCCTGGCCGCCGAGGCCCCGCGCGACCTGGGCGAACGCTGCACCGTGTTCATGGAAAGCTCCCTGGCCTCCCAACTCCAGCGCGGGGCCGGACGCGACGATCTGCTGGCCGGACTGGCCTACTCCATCGTGCAGAACTACGTGAGCCGCGTGGTCGGTCCCCGGCCCATCGGGCGGCGCATCTTCTTCCAGGGCGGCACGGCCTTCAACAAGGCGGTGGCCGCGGCCTTCGAGAAGCACCTCGGCCGGGAAATCGTCGTGCCCCCGCACCACGACGTCACCGGGGCCATCGGCATGGCCCTCATCGCCCGCGACCACATGCGCGCCGACGGCGGCGGGCCCTCGCGCTTCCGGGGCTTCGACCTGGCCCGGCTGCGCTACGAAGTGGACTCCTTCACCTGCGACGGCTGCGAGAACTCCTGCGAGATCAACCGACTGCGCCTGGAGGGCGAGGAGCGGCCCCTGTTCTTCGGCGGCCGCTGCGAAAAATTCGACGACCGCCGCAAGGCCCCGGAAGACCTGCCGGACCTCTTCGCCTTCCGCGAGCAGGCCCTGTTCGAGGTCCAGCGCGAACGCGCCGAGGCCCTGGCCCGCTCGGGCGGACAGGCCCCGCGCGGCCGCATCGGCCTGCCCCTGGCCTTCCTGGCCCACGACCTGCTGCCGTTCCATTCCACCCTGCTCTGGGAGTTGGGCTTCGAGCCCGTGACCACGGGCCGCACCAGCCGCCGCATGGTCCGCCTGGGCGGCCGGGCCCTGGCCGCCGACACCTGCCACCCGGTCAAGGCCGCCTTCGGCCACTGCCTGGAGCTGGCCGGGCAGGGCCTGCCCGCGATCTTCGCGCCCTGCGTGGTCAACCTCGCCGGACCCGGCGAACCCGCGCGGCTGCCCTGTCCCCTGACCCAGAGCTTCCCCTTCCTCCTGGCCTCCCGGCTGCGCGCCGAGGGCCGCGACACGCGCGTCCTGGCCCCGGTGATCCAGGCCGACCACGGCCGGACCTTCCTGCTCCGCTCTCTCCGGGAGGCCTTCGACGGATACGGGGTGAGCGCGCGGGAGATGGACAAGGCCCTGGAGGCCGCCTGGGCGGCCCAGGACCGCTTCGAACACGCCCTGCGCGAACGCGGCCGCGCGTTCCTGGAATCCCTGGACGGCCCGGCCGTGGTCGTGCTGGGCCGGGCCTACAACGCCTTCGACCCGGGCCTGAACCTGGACCTGCCGCGCAAGCTGGCCGCCCTCGGCGTGCCCGCGCTGCCCCAGGACATGCTCCCGGCCGAGGACGAGGAGGGCCTGGAGGGCATGTACTGGCGCTCGGGCCGGAATCTTCTGCGCGCGGCCCGCTTCGTGCGCAACCACCCGAAGCTCTTCGCCCTGCGCATCGGCAGCTTCTCCTGCGGCCCGGACTCCTTCATCGACAAGGGCCTGGACCGCGAGATGGCGGGCAAGCCCATGCTCACCCTGGAGATCGACGAACACACCGCCGACGCCGGAATGCTCACCCGCTGCGAGGCCTTCCTGGACAGCATCGCGGACCTGCCCCCGCCCGCGCGGCTGGCCCGGCCCAAGCCCCGCAAGCGCCGCCCGGACCTCAAGTCCCGCGTGCTCTACGGCCCGCGCATGTCCGACCACTGCCTGGGGCTGGCCGCAGCCTTCCGCTCCTGCGGCATCGAATCCCAGGTTCTGCCCGAGACCGGGCCCGAAGCCATGCGTCTGGCCGCCTCCTATGTCTCGGGCAAGGAGTGCTACCCCTGCGCCGTGACCACCGGCGACCTCCTGCTCAAGGTTCTGGCCCCGGACTTCGATCCCGAGCGCGCGGCCTTCTTCATGCCCGGCGGCACAGGGCCCTGCCGCTTCGGCCAGTACGCCGCGCACCACCGGCTCGTGCTGGAGATGGCCGGGGCCGGGGACGTGCCGGTCTACTCTCCGGTGCAGGACCGCGGCCTCTACCGGGAGCTGGCCGAAGCCGGAACGCGCTTCGCCCGCCGGGCCTGGGAGGCCGTGGTCGGCTACGACCTGCTCCAGCACTGCCTGCACCGTGTGCGGCCCCATGAGCTGGACCCCGGCGCCGCCGACCGGCTCTACGCCTCGGCCTCGGCCGGGCTCGAACGCCACCTCGCCGATCCCTCCAAGGACATCGCCGCCTTCCTGGCCCAGGTCCGGGGGGCCTTCGCGCGCATCCCCCGCCGCCGCGAACCCCGGCCCCGCGTGCTTCTGGCCGGGGAGATCTTCGTGCGCCACAACCGGTTCTCCAACGAAGACCTCGTGCGGCGCATCGAGGCCCTGGGCGGCGAAGTCGTCCTGGCCCCCTTCGGGGAATGGGTGCGCTACGTGACCTACATCGCCGTGCGCGAGGCCCGGCGCTCCCGCGACCTGACCGGGTTCCTCAAACTCGCCCTGCGCCGCAAGGTCCAGGACTCCACCACCCGCCGCCTGGAAGCCGCCCTGGGCGATCTGGCCGGGCACGAACCGGATGTGGAGCGCGTCCTGGCCCTGGCCGCCGAATACCTGCCCGAGGACGTGCGCGGCGAGGCCGTGCTGACCATCGGCGCGACCCTGGAGGCCGCCCCCCGCGTGGCCGGAGTGGTCAACGCCATGCCCTTCGGCTGCATGCCCGGAACCATCTCCGCCGCCCTCCTGCGCGAGGCCTCCGGCAAGCTCGACCTGCCCGTGATCTCCCTGCCCTTCGACGGCACCCCCCATCCCGCCTCGGTCCTGACGCTGGAGGCTTTCATGGAGCAGTGCCGCTCTCGCGCTTGA
- a CDS encoding bacteriohemerythrin, which translates to MTIQFRIFTAVAGLFLLLCAQTAADILGAGPVVVAVILVLGALLAAFAMVQTRRKLTAPLAAIHRYAQAVGRGEEAELTGRFDLEMGEVHAALKDMVAHLKSVTQSCRLSEAEAGRQAKAAQEALDKARVEEAEVGKLLSSMNEAAGKAQAVSEKIFAAIGELTERVHEVSRGVDIQRDRMTETATAMEEMTGSIVEVARNAHSAAESADQSKRNASTGAAGVRRAVDSIERVRDRILNLKETMAQLGRQAEGIGRIITVINEIADQTNLLALNAAIEAARAGEAGRGFAVVADEVRKLAEKTMTATKEVGEAVQRIQAGAQENVQAVEAAAGDIVESSREATQSGAFMEEIVGLVDDTASQASSIAAASGQQSSVGEEINRAVSEVTRVAQETAQGMAQSAHALVEVSGLVEELDMLIQGMAKGKLDGALGSDRLVEWTPELSVNIGLIDGHHKALVNLINELHQAMRQRRSEKVMLDVVNRLKQYAIKHFKTEEELFARHGYPEAARHAEIHRKFEAKVQEFEDGLKSGAAKVTMDIMRFLKDWLVGHIMGTDKKYAPFLNSKGVK; encoded by the coding sequence ATGACGATTCAATTCCGGATATTCACGGCCGTCGCCGGACTCTTTCTTCTGCTCTGCGCCCAGACCGCCGCCGACATCCTCGGCGCGGGCCCGGTGGTCGTGGCCGTCATCCTTGTGCTGGGGGCCCTCTTGGCGGCCTTCGCCATGGTCCAGACCCGGCGCAAGCTCACCGCGCCCCTGGCGGCCATCCACCGCTACGCCCAGGCCGTGGGCCGGGGCGAGGAGGCCGAGCTGACCGGGCGCTTCGACCTGGAGATGGGCGAAGTCCACGCGGCGCTCAAGGACATGGTGGCGCACCTCAAATCCGTGACCCAGTCCTGCCGCCTGAGCGAGGCCGAGGCCGGACGCCAGGCCAAGGCCGCCCAGGAGGCCCTGGACAAGGCCCGCGTCGAGGAGGCCGAGGTCGGCAAGCTGCTTTCGTCCATGAACGAAGCCGCGGGCAAGGCCCAGGCCGTGTCCGAAAAGATCTTCGCTGCCATCGGCGAACTCACCGAGCGGGTGCATGAGGTGAGCCGGGGCGTGGACATCCAGCGCGACCGCATGACCGAGACGGCCACGGCCATGGAGGAGATGACCGGCTCCATCGTCGAGGTCGCCCGCAACGCCCACAGCGCGGCCGAAAGCGCCGACCAGTCCAAGCGCAACGCCTCCACCGGCGCGGCGGGCGTGCGCCGGGCCGTGGACTCCATCGAACGCGTGCGCGACCGCATCCTGAACCTCAAGGAGACCATGGCCCAGCTCGGCCGACAGGCCGAGGGCATCGGCCGAATCATCACGGTGATCAACGAGATCGCGGACCAGACCAACCTCCTGGCCCTCAACGCGGCCATCGAGGCCGCCCGCGCGGGCGAGGCCGGACGGGGCTTCGCCGTCGTGGCCGACGAGGTCCGCAAGCTGGCCGAAAAGACCATGACCGCCACCAAGGAAGTGGGCGAGGCCGTGCAGCGCATCCAGGCCGGGGCCCAGGAAAACGTCCAGGCCGTGGAGGCCGCCGCCGGGGACATCGTGGAAAGCTCCCGCGAGGCCACCCAGTCCGGGGCCTTCATGGAGGAGATCGTGGGCCTCGTGGACGACACGGCCAGCCAGGCCTCGTCCATCGCCGCGGCCTCGGGCCAGCAGTCCAGCGTGGGCGAGGAGATCAACCGGGCCGTCAGCGAGGTCACGCGGGTGGCCCAGGAGACGGCCCAGGGCATGGCCCAGTCGGCCCACGCCCTGGTGGAGGTCTCCGGTCTGGTCGAGGAGCTGGACATGCTCATCCAGGGCATGGCCAAGGGCAAGCTCGACGGAGCCCTCGGCTCCGACCGTTTGGTGGAGTGGACCCCCGAGCTGTCCGTGAACATCGGGCTCATCGACGGCCACCACAAGGCCCTGGTGAACCTCATCAACGAGCTGCACCAGGCCATGCGCCAGCGCCGCTCCGAAAAGGTCATGCTGGACGTGGTGAACCGGCTCAAGCAGTACGCCATCAAGCACTTCAAGACCGAAGAGGAGCTGTTCGCCCGCCACGGCTACCCCGAGGCCGCCCGCCACGCCGAGATCCACCGCAAGTTCGAGGCCAAGGTTCAGGAATTCGAGGACGGCCTCAAGAGCGGCGCCGCCAAGGTGACCATGGACATCATGCGTTTCCTCAAGGACTGGCTCGTGGGCCACATCATGGGCACGGACAAGAAGTACGCCCCGTTCCTCAACTCCAAGGGCGTGAAGTAG
- a CDS encoding (Fe-S)-binding protein has translation MRMNTLGEAAVRAAKDILKRCDSCTICTKECPLLKERGMPHELARDALVGRLDPAMPFLCSLCGLCSVACPRKADPSGFMRLLRAEYIASGAYPLEPFAAYLENETRLLSRNHTFLAAPPGARRGFLPGCGLSGSRPETAWKTYEMLDATEPTAFLLACCSRPSDNAGLHSVAAGRVRGLVDRIAALGLEEVLTPCPGCREMLRSVEPPFAVNTVYEALAPEADEREQDPDRESLDIAVQDSCLWRLDKAVHRAVRDLVWGSGHAVSEMNHAWYRTTCCGAGGRADLAGSPLPESWRAQRLEEAGERPIATACTGCARTLGASHPTVHVLDLYLGADPLHPPVLLQGRRAHAARLELKRRARRHFRKLLQDA, from the coding sequence ATGCGGATGAACACACTGGGCGAGGCCGCCGTCCGGGCGGCGAAAGACATCCTCAAGCGTTGCGACTCCTGCACCATCTGCACCAAGGAATGCCCGCTGCTCAAGGAGCGGGGCATGCCGCACGAACTGGCCCGCGACGCCCTGGTCGGCAGGCTGGACCCGGCCATGCCCTTCCTCTGTTCCCTCTGCGGCCTGTGCAGCGTGGCCTGCCCGCGCAAGGCCGACCCCAGCGGATTCATGCGCCTGCTGCGCGCCGAGTACATCGCCTCCGGGGCCTATCCCCTGGAGCCCTTCGCCGCCTATCTGGAGAACGAAACCCGGCTTCTGAGCCGCAACCACACCTTCCTGGCGGCCCCTCCGGGCGCGCGCCGGGGCTTCCTGCCCGGCTGCGGCCTCTCCGGCTCCCGGCCCGAGACTGCCTGGAAAACCTATGAAATGCTCGACGCCACGGAGCCCACGGCCTTTCTCCTGGCCTGCTGCTCACGCCCCTCGGACAACGCCGGACTGCACTCCGTCGCCGCCGGGCGCGTCCGGGGGCTGGTGGACCGCATCGCGGCCCTGGGTCTGGAGGAGGTGCTGACCCCCTGTCCCGGCTGCCGGGAAATGCTCCGCTCCGTGGAGCCGCCCTTCGCCGTGAACACGGTCTACGAGGCCCTGGCCCCGGAAGCCGACGAGCGGGAGCAGGATCCGGACAGGGAATCCCTGGACATCGCCGTGCAGGACTCCTGCCTCTGGCGTCTGGACAAGGCCGTGCACCGGGCCGTGCGCGACCTGGTCTGGGGCTCGGGCCACGCCGTGTCCGAAATGAACCACGCCTGGTACCGCACCACCTGCTGCGGCGCGGGCGGCCGGGCCGACCTGGCCGGGAGCCCCCTGCCCGAATCCTGGCGCGCCCAACGCCTGGAAGAAGCCGGTGAGCGGCCCATCGCAACGGCCTGCACCGGCTGTGCGCGCACCCTCGGCGCGAGCCATCCCACCGTGCATGTCCTGGATCTCTACCTGGGGGCCGATCCGCTGCACCCGCCCGTACTCCTCCAAGGCCGCCGGGCCCACGCCGCGCGCCTGGAGCTGAAACGCCGGGCCCGACGCCATTTCCGCAAGCTCCTTCAGGACGCATGA
- a CDS encoding diguanylate cyclase domain-containing protein, whose protein sequence is MSEPAGSGLFRQTSLTGRLVRTYLLLSALTVLLVAAAAYEGGKEALRVQALARLETVAAQKENYLNLWVEDRKRDLALLTADLTLNGHLPSTLPPLESDPAALPEYARLSAFFTAAVEARPDISELLFLSPTGGRVLASSRPGGVGRFRTTYNFYLKGREGIALQSAYPSPDSLRPVMTVSMPVRGAKGELLGVLAEHLNLERLDAVIRDRAGLGETGETYLVDSFHTFVSAEIIGRNGGRNLHTPGIDRALSGSSGKGAYDNYAGVPVIGVYRWLPDYRMALLAEMSQAEAFDPARRLAGRIIAVGALAALALALGMRLLSRRLARPVLEVTRAAQAVADGDLSARAPVLTEDELGSLARAFNKMAEDIQTLYAQLNLQIMERTAILQHSHDGIAVADLKGDIHYVSPGMERLFGMKAHEITDIREWMAKTIPGGAERAAMLETWFRDAENPDPPERVMHFRDAGGESRWARLRMAHMPDGRLVLNAQDITAMKVSEARVRHMALHDPLTGLPNRQLFVDRLAQALKHSRRTGLPMALLYVDLDRFKAMNDTHGHQFGDAVLREAAKRLTACVRESDTVARIGGDEFVVVLGDLSDPANAAAVAAKIREALLAPDLPEGLYLAGASIGIAVSPRDGRDQDSLLSAADRAMYVVKRRGGNGYSFASAPAED, encoded by the coding sequence ATGAGTGAACCGGCGGGAAGCGGACTCTTCCGGCAGACGAGCCTGACCGGCAGGCTGGTGCGCACCTATCTGCTGCTCTCGGCCCTGACCGTGCTTCTGGTGGCCGCGGCGGCCTACGAGGGCGGCAAGGAGGCCCTGCGCGTCCAGGCCCTGGCCCGCCTGGAGACCGTGGCCGCGCAGAAGGAAAACTACCTGAACCTCTGGGTGGAGGACCGCAAGCGCGACCTCGCCCTGCTGACCGCCGACCTGACGCTCAACGGGCATCTGCCCTCGACCCTCCCGCCCCTGGAAAGCGACCCGGCGGCCCTGCCGGAATACGCCCGGCTCTCGGCCTTCTTCACCGCCGCGGTGGAGGCCCGGCCGGACATCAGCGAACTGCTCTTCCTCTCGCCCACGGGCGGCCGGGTGCTGGCCTCCTCCCGGCCCGGCGGCGTGGGCCGCTTCCGCACCACCTACAACTTCTACCTCAAGGGCCGCGAGGGAATCGCGCTGCAAAGCGCCTACCCCTCGCCGGATTCTCTGCGGCCGGTGATGACGGTGTCCATGCCCGTGCGCGGCGCGAAGGGCGAACTCCTGGGGGTGTTGGCCGAGCACCTCAACCTGGAGCGCCTGGACGCGGTGATCCGCGATCGCGCCGGCCTGGGCGAGACGGGCGAGACCTATCTGGTGGACAGCTTCCACACCTTCGTCTCGGCCGAGATCATCGGCCGGAACGGCGGCCGGAACCTGCATACCCCCGGCATCGACCGGGCCCTCTCGGGGAGCAGCGGCAAGGGGGCCTACGACAACTACGCGGGCGTGCCGGTCATCGGCGTGTACCGCTGGCTGCCGGACTACCGCATGGCCCTGCTGGCCGAGATGAGCCAGGCCGAGGCCTTCGACCCGGCCCGGCGGCTGGCCGGGCGGATCATCGCCGTGGGAGCCCTGGCCGCGCTCGCCCTGGCCCTGGGGATGCGCCTGCTCTCCCGGCGGCTGGCCCGGCCCGTGCTGGAGGTCACCAGGGCGGCCCAGGCCGTGGCCGACGGCGACCTCTCGGCGCGCGCCCCGGTGCTCACCGAGGACGAGCTGGGCAGCCTGGCCCGGGCCTTCAACAAGATGGCCGAGGACATCCAGACCCTCTACGCCCAGCTCAACCTCCAGATCATGGAGCGCACGGCCATCCTCCAGCACTCCCACGACGGCATCGCCGTGGCCGACCTCAAGGGCGACATCCACTACGTCAGCCCCGGCATGGAGCGCCTGTTCGGCATGAAGGCCCACGAGATCACCGACATCCGCGAGTGGATGGCGAAGACCATCCCCGGCGGCGCCGAGCGCGCGGCCATGCTCGAAACCTGGTTCCGCGACGCCGAAAACCCGGACCCGCCGGAACGCGTCATGCATTTCCGCGACGCCGGGGGCGAAAGCCGCTGGGCCCGCCTGCGCATGGCCCACATGCCCGACGGCAGGCTGGTGCTCAACGCCCAGGACATCACGGCCATGAAGGTCTCCGAGGCCCGTGTCCGGCACATGGCCCTGCACGATCCGCTCACCGGTCTGCCCAACCGCCAGCTCTTCGTGGACCGCCTGGCCCAGGCCCTCAAGCACTCGCGGCGCACCGGCCTGCCCATGGCCCTGCTCTACGTCGACCTGGACCGCTTCAAGGCCATGAACGACACCCACGGCCACCAGTTCGGCGACGCCGTGCTGCGCGAGGCGGCCAAGCGCCTCACCGCCTGCGTGCGCGAGTCCGACACCGTGGCCCGCATCGGCGGCGACGAGTTCGTGGTCGTGCTGGGCGACCTCTCCGACCCGGCCAACGCCGCCGCCGTGGCGGCCAAGATCCGCGAGGCCCTGCTGGCCCCGGACCTGCCCGAAGGCCTCTACCTCGCCGGGGCCAGCATCGGCATCGCCGTGTCCCCGCGCGACGGCCGGGACCAGGACAGCCTGCTCTCCGCGGCCGACCGGGCCATGTACGTGGTCAAGCGCCGGGGCGGCAACGGCTACAGCTTCGCCTCGGCTCCGGCCGAGGACTGA
- a CDS encoding ABC transporter substrate-binding protein has protein sequence MKPRFFRALPTLLSLLLLGLTLSCSEGEAPKDEFRIGFVAAISETAVRHNPDAARLAMEQVDNAGGLKVAGRRLFVRLLPRDNQDRLEDTLVAVRELISRDRVTAIVGPYVSRQAIPAAVLAQNAGVVLISPTSTNPETTRGKSLIFRACFADTAQGRALARFARDDLGASRAAVLYDAADDYCRGVAEYFRDAFVGLGGQVPAFEPYLTGEKNFRERLARIKAGGCQVLLLPNFQPTLREQIRLAGEMGVARTLLGSDSWHQPDVLALAEAQDAYFCTGFAPDRNTPETREFVRAYRERYGKDPILSDAMTYDSMQLLFQAARNAGGTQPQMLAAGLAAIEDHQGVTGTIRFHGSGDPERSVLIMRVQGKQAVFHKEIPPHE, from the coding sequence ATGAAGCCCAGATTTTTCCGCGCGCTGCCGACGCTCCTGTCCCTGCTCCTGCTCGGCCTGACGCTCTCCTGCTCGGAGGGCGAGGCCCCGAAGGACGAGTTCCGCATCGGTTTCGTGGCCGCCATCTCCGAAACGGCCGTGCGCCACAACCCCGACGCCGCGCGCCTGGCCATGGAGCAGGTCGACAACGCGGGCGGCCTGAAGGTCGCCGGCCGCAGGCTCTTCGTGCGGCTCCTGCCCCGGGACAACCAGGACCGCCTGGAAGACACCCTGGTGGCCGTGCGCGAACTCATCAGCCGCGACCGGGTCACGGCCATCGTGGGCCCCTATGTCAGCCGCCAGGCCATTCCGGCGGCCGTGCTGGCCCAGAACGCGGGTGTGGTGCTCATCTCGCCCACCTCCACCAACCCCGAGACCACCCGGGGCAAGTCCCTGATCTTCCGGGCCTGCTTCGCGGACACCGCCCAAGGCCGGGCCCTGGCGCGATTCGCCCGCGACGACCTGGGAGCGTCCAGGGCGGCCGTGCTCTACGACGCGGCCGACGACTACTGCCGGGGCGTGGCCGAGTATTTCCGCGACGCCTTCGTGGGCCTGGGCGGCCAGGTTCCGGCCTTCGAGCCCTACCTCACCGGCGAAAAAAACTTCCGTGAGCGACTCGCCAGGATCAAGGCGGGCGGATGCCAGGTTCTGCTCCTGCCCAATTTCCAGCCGACCCTGCGGGAGCAGATCCGCCTGGCCGGGGAGATGGGCGTCGCCCGCACCCTGCTCGGCTCGGATTCCTGGCACCAGCCCGACGTCCTGGCCCTGGCGGAGGCCCAGGACGCCTACTTCTGCACCGGCTTCGCCCCGGACCGGAACACGCCGGAAACCCGGGAATTCGTACGCGCGTACCGGGAGCGCTACGGCAAGGATCCCATCCTGAGCGACGCCATGACCTACGACTCCATGCAACTGCTCTTCCAGGCGGCCCGCAACGCGGGCGGAACCCAGCCCCAGATGCTGGCGGCCGGGCTGGCGGCCATCGAGGACCATCAGGGCGTCACCGGAACCATCCGCTTCCACGGCTCGGGCGATCCGGAGCGCAGCGTGCTCATCATGCGCGTGCAGGGAAAACAGGCCGTGTTCCACAAGGAGATTCCGCCTCATGAGTGA